Within the Setaria viridis chromosome 3, Setaria_viridis_v4.0, whole genome shotgun sequence genome, the region AGGTCCAATGTGATCAACATCGGAGGTATAGCCTGTTGAGAACACTTACCACACTGCATCAGGATCATCATACTCTCCACAGATTGGAGAGTTTGCTTCAGATCTTTCTTCATAGCAGCTGTTATCTGTTGGCTTTCTGAAAATTGCTATACCCACTCTATTCACTCTATCCTTTACTTTGTTGACCATTTTCCAGCACATTGACCTAGTTAGAGCAGACATTGCTAGAACAATGCAAAACAAAGATAATTCTTAGGCACAAAATTTATAATTTCATTACAACATTAGGAAAAGAGTTGATGTCTGAATACTCAACAATACCTTCCCATATCTCAACGTCTTCAGGCAACTTCTGGTATACAGGAGTAGCAGACCACACGAAGTAACCACCAGGACGCAACAGTCTGTCCAATTCGAGCAAGAGTTTACCCCCTGCCAAATATCAGGCATAGTATTAAAAAAAACAGCTACAGAAAGGGACTGTATTGTACTGGTACAGTATTCCCGTGACAAAAGCACCTTCAATATGCCATGGTACCCTACAGCGTGCACAATGAACAACATCAAAGACCCTACTGGGAAATGGGAGCCTTTTTGTACCCATGACAGCTGATATAGCAGGGATTCCTCTTTCAAGAGCAAATTGCACCTGAGCTTCATGCTCATCTTTAGGTGCAAATGACATAGTGATCACATCTCTGTCAAATAGATATCCTCCAAAGCTAGCTACTCCACAACCAACATCTAAAACTACACGAGTACGTTTTCCCCATGCTATGTCCTTCTTTGCCTGTGCAGTAGCATTAAAAAATGTCAGTCAAACTTTAGGTACAACTACATTAAAGCACCAGTGCAAAATCCTTTTTTGCAAGTAAAATGAGCATGTTCTGCTTAATTGCATTTAGTCTCAATCCTCAGGTGTGTATGCCAGCATAGCTACTACATATGCATAAACTCAACCCAGAGAAATTCATGCAGGGCACCTACTGAACAAATCATGAGAATTCTGTATGCATCAGTAAATTGCACCTGACAAGCCTGTAGTCACTTGCCATGCATGAAGTCTTGCAGTAAATATTTTCTTGAACAATTGAAAAGTTTGTTTGTCAACATACCAGGAATTTATAATGCATCAGTAAAAAAACATTATAGTGCACACTAGCAACGACAGTTGATCCACATGGAGAAACGTATAGTGTTACCTCCTGAATGAAATCAATGTAATGCAATGCACCATGTTTGAACTGAGTTCCACCTCCCGGAAAAATGAGGTGCTCCCCAGAAACCTTAACCCAGTTTTGGTGTCCCTTGTATTCGATCAGCTTAGTATGAGGGACGTTATTGTACCATATCTGTAGCAATAAAACCttgaataaataaataaataaacttgATAGATAACATGGTATAAGTATCAAGGCACATGAATGGCCAACACAAACCTGATCCCTGCTCTTAGGCCACCTTATTGGATTACTATAGCCCTCTGGTAGAGGAACAAGGCAGGTAGGAGGCTTCTCAGGGCAATGCCTTTCTCGATGTTCATAGTGCTTGGTGGAACGAAGCTTGTTGATAGCTTGTACGTTGTCGAGGCATGGAATATAATCTGCTCTGGCGTCAACATTGCACAGCTTCCAACTAAAGCTCATTGGGGTACTCGACGTCGCTGTTTGCTCCTTAGTGTCCTTGTTAGATTGTGCAGCCTGAGTAGGCCATGGTCCGCGCTCCGTGGTGGTCTCGTTCAGAAGCTCTGCTTGACTCCCATCAGGGAACACCTCTGTTGGCTTATCTTCCTTTGGTGCCTGCTTATTCTCATTCAACTTCTCCTTGAGCTTTGAGGCACTCTGTTCATCAGGCTGCTTGACTTGCTCCCTGACATTCTGCTGCGGACCATCGGTGCTGGACTCTGTGGCAGCGTCCTTTGTTACAGGAGGCACTTGCTCTGTAACAGGTGGTGGATCATCATCGGTGGTTGTGGTTCCCTCGGCCGGCACTGGATCAAGGGGCACATCCCGTTCCATTTCACCGGTGGCATCATCCTCACCGGCATTGGTTAAGCCTCCGGTGGCAGGAGGAGAGTCATGAGGTGCCAATGGGCGGACTTTGGGCTGAAAAGGAGGGAACTCGGCGGGGGTGACGAGCATGGTTGATGCCATCCACACAGCGACCAAGCAGAGCGCGACGacgatggtggcggtggagcaggagcaGTAGGAGGACTGCGGTGGCCGCCGGGCATCGAGCCGCGTGTGGCCGAACGCCATGTCGACCCGTCCGATGCTCACATCTGACAAGCAGAGCGCCTCACCTCCTGATTAATCAAACAAACCAACGAGAAGAGTTGGAGTTAAGCCTTAAGCGCATTGCATACATGGATTCTTCATCGCATTTTGGAGGCTGCAAGAACGGCAGCTCGATTAAATGTTTGAGGGGCGTTTCGACAACAAACTAAAAGAATCGAAGAGGGGAACTAGCtagtaaaagaaagaaattggcaaagggaaaaggaaatcgAGCAGACGATGAATTGAAACAACGCGGAGCGTCAGGGACGGAGAATTATGACTGCTAATCTGGTACGTACCTTGGCTGGGAACGAATCGACGGAGAGGGAAGGGACTGGATCCAGATTCCGCGTGTCGGCAGCCAAGAACAGCCACCGAAATCAGACAGTGGATTGTTCTAGGAGGAGCGACGGATTGCCCATGCAGCAGATACGGAGGGGATGAGCATCAAGCAAGGGGAGGGTGCATTCATGCCGGGCACCAACTGTGCTGCCGCCGCGTTCTCCGCTCTATTTTCCTACtacctccactccaccagccgTCGTCCAGCGCGGTcgcggagcagcagcagctggcatGAGACGCTGGACGGTGGGCCCTCGAGGGAGAAAATAGAGATTCCACCAGTCCCCGCAGGGCCCCACTGGCCAGCGAGGGGAAGGAGATTAGAAGCTCCTCAATGGCCGCCCTGCAAATCAATCggaaggaaggaggggaggggggagaggaagggagcagcagcagcagccgggtgAAGGGTGAATCGGTGATTCGATTCGATTGCTTGCTTTGCTTGGCTTCCCCGCCTCAAGCTCAAATCGAACCCAGCAGTTGCAAATCCAAATCCGCGGGCAGGTATCAATCAAtttccgccgcctcttcctTCGTCCTCCTGCTGCTGACTCCTCCTATCTACCATGCCgctgcagtgcagtgcagtggcCCGTGCAGGTTCCCGCGTCCCAATCATCCAACCAGGTGCTGATTTCCTGCCTCAGCTCCAGATGTAAGTATATATCTGCTTTGTTTCCTTTCATCAACGCCAGCCTCCTGGTCCTGGATTAGCATTAATCTCATCATGAACCACCCAGCCAATGCACGCTCCTTTAAGAGTAGACCACACCCCCCACTAACAGTAGCATTAATCTGTGTTGGGTACTCAGATTTCACAAGGACATGGTCTTCTGATCCGAGATGTTCCTCAAGGAACAGCATCAGCAACCCAACGCCACTGATCAAACTGATGCCATCAACTCGCCTACTGCTGATGACCACCACAAACCAGGCGTCCCCCGTGTATCAAGCTGCAGCACCGATAAGGATTCTGGCCTTTCACTTTGCCGGGTCTGTCATTGTGTCGAACCTGATTTGGGAGGCGAGTCTGCCTTAGGTTTCTTGGGCATCGTGCCACCTTCTAGAGAGCCATCTGCTCCAAGGACCGACGATGACGCTACCAAGACTTCCACCAGCAAGGATGCCATCACTGGGCCAAAGGATGGAACCAATGCTCCCAGGTTTGTTGAGTTCATAAGCCCCGAGGGGGAGATATTCGTATGCACTGCTGACGTGGAATCAGGCCCCCTCCACCAACAAGATCATCTTGTGGATCTAGGCTGTTCCTGCAAGAACGAGCTTGCCCTGGCGCATTATGCCTGTGCATTGAAGTGGTTCATCAGCCATGGATCCACTGTATGTGAGATATGTGGAAGTGTTGCTGCAAATGTAAGGCCTGATGATTTCAACAAGGTCCTCGCGTCCTTGAAGGATTATGAAGCTCTCAGGGAAAGGACATCTACAGGGGAACTCTCATACTTGCAGCATGTGCCTGGTACAGGTGTTGATCCAGATGCTGTTGCAGCAATACGAAGGCAGCGGCTTAGTGAGATATCATCTTGGTTCAATCCTCATAACTCTCACATGGCTGTTTCTCAAGGCCACGTTGATCAACCGCCACTTAGTCCAACCAATAATTCTGTACTAGAGCATAGTGTTGTGGCAGCGAGGCGGGTACATACAAGATGGAGTTTGGAGAGTACTGGAGTTCTTGTTGCTATCGGCCTAGCTGTCATTGTTCTTGCATGGTTGGTTGCTCCACATGTTGGCAAGGTATGTAAAAAGCTCTGTTCTTATTTACATATCCTCTGGTGGCATTTGAAAATTGCAACTTTTGAACTCAACTGCACACCCCTTCTCATAATTACTAAAATTTTCTGATATTTCATTTTTACCAGAACAGCGCAAACAAACCTCCCATCTGTTTAGCTGAAAAAATTAAGGAAAAATAGGCATTTTGATCCCTGAACTTTGCACCGAGAGTCAAGTTCATCCCTCAACTTCCATATTGGCCAatctagtccctcaacttttgtttttggatcaaACTCGTCCTTTGTGCTTATATGGAGCTCCATATTAGCATGAAACTGATGCGAAAAGTCTTTTATACCCTTGTCTCCTTCTTTCCCTCTTTAATTTCCACCGTTAGAGTACAATAGCAGtatgatccaaaataaatatgagcAAATATGTGTTTATTGAGAGAGTATGAATACATATGTGGAGCATGTATACCGTACCATAAGTATGTGAGCACATGTCAATTTCAATTTTAAAGCATGTGTACATACACTGAATTGTATATATACCAAAATAATATGAGTACATACTTGTTTGATTACATACATTTTGCATATCAAATTCGTATGAGCACATACATGTTTGACCTACAAGAGCCAAGGGCAAAAGTGACTTTTAGCATTAGTCTACCGCATCAACATAAGGACGAGTTTGACCCAAAAACGGAAGTTGAGGGATTAAATAGGTCAatttgaaagttgagggacgaacttgaccctCGGTGCAAAGTTCAGGGACCAAAATGCCTATTTTGCCAAAAATTAACCAATCAAGCAGTCACACAATTGTAATTAGACGGACATATAAAACAAAGAGACAAAGAACTTTATATATGCATAAATCAGGTTATCGATCCTTTGAAGGTTCTCCACACATTAAGTACCATTGACTGAAGGACACTGTTATTCTGCTAAAACATATTTGTTTGTGTGATGATgtgattttccttttttttttcctttacgGAAGTGCAGTTTGTAACTATTAGTGTAGCTTCAAGTTAATGTAAGTGGTCCTCTGTGTTTGAAGGTTGTTATAATGACAGTCTTCTGATCTGTAGAAGTTACATGTGAGGCTGTGTTTGAGGGTGTATGATAGGTGATGTACTGACATGCATATTCCTTTCTTTCGTTTTTTTAGTTCTACCATTTTGTCTATATATAATTTTCAGCTAATTAGCAAGGATTCCTTGCTCAAAGGAAACTAATGCTGATGTATGCGCAAAGTAGTCCTATGAATGAAGCATTTGTTGGGAAGTATGATTTATTTTTGGGGTTTTTGTGCAGAAAGCTGCTGTAATTGGTCTTCATATGCTTCTTGGAGGTTTATGCGCGTTGACTCTAGTAATATCCCTGAGATTTGTAAGTAGACAATGATATTTCATGATATATGGCATTTTCTTTTTACCAGACCTTTCTACCTTTGACTGAGAGTGAATCTGCAGAAAGCGATGGTCATATACATTTGGTTTAATTGTGATGATCCTCTATGGTTGCAGGTTTTCCCGAGAATCCAGTATGGGTCTATGCAATATTGGGCAATCTTGTTTGTGTCCTGGTTCCTTGTGTTTGGTGTTTGGGCCTCTCGAACTCGCAGCATACGCTCCTCATGAGCATATGTAGTGTAGCGTGAGTCACTGTGGCAGACCCGGATTGCTTCGCCATGGCAGTGTTAGGTACTGCATCCCTGTATATATTCACCATACTATCTATAATGGTTGCCTTTTTAGagtttttttcttatttaagaTGTATATGCTTGACCTAAGGAAAGATGGAAAATCATGTTCAGCACTGTGTGTTGTGGTAATAGTATATTTGTTGGACTTGTTTGAGATAAGCAAACTAGGCTAATATTGAGAACTGAGACAGATAAAACTAGTTATTATGTAACAAGAAAAGAAGTAAAAGTTGTGCAGGCTAgagttattttttttgaaacgtacAGGCTAGAGTTATAGGCCGCCCAAAATGGATCTCATCGCTCCAGTAATTACAGGCATTGTTCCTATGGATCCTTGGTAATGATCTCCGAGCGAGCTTGATGCTGTTCGAGTGGTTTACATGAATGCTGATTCATCATCACCTGAACTGAACCTTTTTTACTTCTTTTGAGCTGCAACTGAACTGAACTTTAGTAGAAGCATGAGTCATCCGCTCCTAGTAGAATTAGAATCCTTATAAATGGAATGGGAATGGCTTTGCTGGTGCGATTGCGATGGCCTAACCTACTGCTTCGGTCTACTGCAATCCACAAAGCTAGCAACAGTTGGGGCGTTTCAGATATCAGAATAGATTGGGGCAATTTTATTTGGTactcccaaattataggtcgtatgcatacaaacacctatgaattttctagatgcatacaaacaccttGGAACAGAGGGAGCAATTCAGTTTATCAGCGGACCAGCAATAGCTTTGGTTGTCCTAATCATTTGATTAGGAAAAAAAGGACTCCTTGCAGCTCCTTCAGTAATCTATACTACACTAGTTGACACAGACGACGATTAACAGCAGCAGCGGTATGTGACGATTAACattacatcatcatccatcCTAGGGTTGGCAGCTCAAATGCCCTGCGCTGCACATCTAATCATACTGGTATATTTCACCAGCTTCTTCTTCATTCTACTGCTTGATGGAGTGGATTCAggtctcctcatcctcctcttcctatACAAGTACCCCCTCCTTGCCATTCATCACCTTTCACCAAGTACCGTTTCAAGAAgggcctcttcctcctcctgcaggACACGGAGTAGGATAGCCAAGTTCAGGAAATCTTGTCCATTGCGTCCTACCTCAGAGCACTGAACTACATTCATAAGGTAAGGAAGAGTCAGCGTACCACTAGAGCTGTAAATTCTGTCTCTTCGTCTATGGCGTCAACAACTGCAGGATCATCCATCAAATCCTGTGAAAACATTCACAATGCATCATCAGTTGTCTGCTCTACATACAGGTTGCGGTGATAAAGGGAAATGCCGATCATAACACTGCTTACATCTTCAGCGATGTGCAGCACACCATCCTTATCCTGCACAAAACATGTGGCACCATTCTCAGACATCATGTACAAAAATGAATGTTGCAACAAGAAGTTCGACAACAGCCGACTAACCTTGACTGCGACGAATAAAAGAGGATCAACTGGTGTGTAAATCATATAGTGAGCACCATCCTGCAAATACAAAGTGTCAGCAATCACAAGCGTGCCAATGAAGGCCCAAGATTGGATATTTATCAATTACTTATTTGGGGACTTGTACGTCAACTGTGAAGACTCACGATAGCAGTAGCAGCATAGCATGCCGCATATGCCAATTATTCTGGCAAAAGCTAACAAAGTCACAGCAAATGTATATCTAGTTGATCGAAACTGCATTCCCATATTACATCAAAGCAGTTTGCTCACCAAATTGAAGCAGCAAATCTCTACACCCTCGAAAGGTACCCCGTCGCCACCATCACCGGAATCTGGAATCTTTAAATGAGATACCAAAGAGGATGTTGCAAATGGTAGTTCATACTAGTAATCAAATAGGTAATTCATACTAGTAAGCAAATAGGTAGTTTGTGACATTGTTGAGTTATTGTCTACAAACATTTTGTACTGACAAGATAGATATTGTCAAAACCTTTGCACTGACTCTCTCAAAAGCAAATACAGTTGTTTAATGAATTTGGCTAGATGATAAGGTACGTTGCCCAAAACAAAATGCACGCCTGTAGTTTTGGTTACCATGAAACTCTTGAATGGCTTCTTCAGGGAAGCAGAAGCCACCCCTTGCTGTATAACAGAATCTGAAACAGAGAGCAAGATGCTTGATATTTTGGTTACAGCAGCAAGGTACTGGACCATTTTTTTGCATTTCTGAGTCCTTACCCGCTTTCGACAAAGTGCATATGCACTCTCGCAAGGGCATAGGCAACGGAAGGAATGATTTGCTTGAGTTGGTCGTCGTCAACCTACACAGGTTTTGCTTAATAAAAGGGGTGGGGGAAAACGTATAGATGAGGTGGAGAGGAGGGTGAAGACATACAGCTATCCATCCACTGAAATTTGTGCTCTTGAGGACCTGCACAGGCCTGGAAGAAGATGAGGGTTACGATGTGTACTTATCAGTAGCAATGAATAGAATGGGGTTTACATGTCAACGGGGCAGAGAAGCATGCAGTCGTGGTCCTGGGAGCTCCGGAAGACTCTCCTGATTATGCACTCCAAGGGGCGGTTGGTGGCGTCATCGATCTGCAATGCCTCTCCTCTGagcatttcatttcatttcatttgtaGCTCAGGCGCTCAGCTCCTCAGAAATCAGAATGAAATGCAAagcagaagaggaagaagaagacgtaCGATGGTGACGATGCGCTTGGATGCTGCGGCGATGCACCTGCCCTTGTCATCCAGCACGAAGCCGGCCGGCGGCTTGGGCATGGCGGCGGCCCGGGTGCCACcagcgaacctccccacctcATCCTCCtggtcgtcgtcctcgtcgtcgtcgtagtcCAGAGGAGGGGCTCTGGGCGGACGGCGGGCGGGCCGGTCGACCCGCTTGTTGTTCCTGGGAggggggcgcgggcgggcgcggtgttgctgttgctgttgctggcggggcggcgcggcgcggacggagacggcgcggcgcgcgacATGGGGCAGGGGAGGCTTGGTCCCCTGCTTGCACAGGAAGACCACCGGGGGCACGAGAGTGGCAGCCGCCATTTCGCTCTGCCGCTagaggaagcggaagagaaGATCAGAGGAGGACTGGATGGATAGATAGCTCTCCTCCCTCGCCACTCTCTCTAGCTCTCCCCTCGTGGGCTGGCTTTGAAAAGAGCCCAGCTTGCGGCGACTCCTCAGGTGGGCTGGCCGCCGGATCAGGGCCCAGCCCAAAACTGACAGAGGCAGGAGGCAGCCCATGGCCCCAAATCCTCGCCGGcaagcacgccgccgccgccgctggctgcTTGCTGCCTTGCCTGTCTCACACACACAGAGCCCGTGCCCGGCGACAGCGGCAGCGCCCGATCCCCTCCGGTCATGGCGTCATCCAAGCTGCAGCTTCCGGCGGACGACAGTGTCCTCCTGCTCGTCACCCACTCCAATCTCTCCACCTTCGCCGCAGACATCCGCGTCTCGCAACAGGTACGCGCGTTGGATTCGATTGGATCcattcctcccccccccccccccccccccccccccccaatctcATCTCCTAAAGGGAAGTGCCTCCGATCGCAGACCACCGTCGAGGCGCTCAAGGACAAGCTCTGGCGCAAGACCGgcaccgccgtcgcctccaTGCGCCTCCAGCTCCGCGACGACACCGGCGCCAAGGTCGccgacctcgacgacgacgacgccccaCTCGCAGCCTACGGCCCCTACAACGGCTACCGGATCCATGTCCTCGATCTCGATCCCTCCTCGATCACCTCTGGGGGCTGGTTGGAAGACACTTCCCTTGTTGACAAGTACAAAATGTCCGATGAGGCATACGACAAGCTCCACAGTAAGTGTTTAAACAACACCAATATTCCTACGCCTTACCCAATCCCACTCCTCATGTCTTGTAATTTTGGTGCCAGCTAACTTTCGAAAATTCAAAGAAAAGATGGCCCCGAAAACCTCTACATCAGAGGATAAACAAGTAAGTTAGCTCCTGTTAATTTCGACTCTTCTCttccatcttctttttttttacggACAGTTAATCAGAAACCCATCTTTCACCTCACTTCCCTTACTCTTATCTCTTCAGCAATCAGAAAAGCACATGGAGGAATTGTGCTCCAAAATCAAGGTCAGTTAATTTGCTTCTACCCATGTGCATTCCATCTGGTTGCACTAACTAGACTCTCAAACGCTCCAATCTCAGCGtcggattttttttcttcttcttcggaAATGCTGATGATttgtctttcaaaaaaaaaatgctgatGATTTAGCACCCAAAAGACACCCTTCCAGCACCACCTTTAGTTTCCATATGTAATGGCTGCCACTATCCTAGCTGGACGTGCTATCTATATACCAAATACCATCCTTGATACAATAGTTATTAATAACCTAATTTTTGAGCTAATAAATCAGCACGGTAACCCCTTTCATTGTCTGGATATGTCATGTTCCTCTTCCGGTGCACCCTTTTCCCCGAGGATTATATTTGTAACATCCTTAGACCTTAGGATGGATTTCAAACTTGCAGTCTTCATGATTGCCAACTGCAGCAAGTGATCTAACAAGTATGTCACAGGTGGGAGATAGATGTGAAGTGGAGCCAGGTGCCAAGAGGGGCACAGTAAAATTTGTCGGCAGAGCTGAAGCTCTTGGGCGTGGATTCTGGGTTGGAGTGCAATATGATGAGCCACTGGGAAAGCACGATGGCATGTATGTTCATTGCTAAATcattaaaataattttaaaaactTTAAGTTGATTGTGTGATTACTCGTTATTATTTGTGATGCCAATTGCAATTTTTGCCGCATGACATGTCAATATATAGCTCTTTATAacgttttccttttcttgttgGTTGCTGGACAGGGTGAAAGGCATTCGCTTCTTCGAGTGCCCCCAAGGTCATGGGGCAATTGTGAGGCCAGAGAAAGTAAAGGTATTTTGCTTGCTAGATGCCTAACTGGTTACTGAAATTTAGTTGAAATAAGCTTATGGAACTAGAGTAATGCAGGCTGTTTGCAGTAGTGGATCATGGGACATGATCACATGAGGGTGTGTGTTGTGCTTTAAGGTCTTGAGAATTTTTCTTTTAATCGTATGCATGCTTCTTTCTTTGCGACGTCGGATATTTCAAGTACCTATTTCTtagtttttcaggaaaaaaaaagtacttATTGCTTATTAATAAGGGTGATAAAATTAACTGGCATGGGAAATTTTGGTCACAGAAGTTAAAATGTCCCCTAACagtttttttctccttttaatTCTATTTTACCAGGTCGGCGACTACCCAGAGAGAGACCCGTT harbors:
- the LOC117849853 gene encoding probable methyltransferase PMT26, whose product is MAFGHTRLDARRPPQSSYCSCSTATIVVALCLVAVWMASTMLVTPAEFPPFQPKVRPLAPHDSPPATGGLTNAGEDDATGEMERDVPLDPVPAEGTTTTDDDPPPVTEQVPPVTKDAATESSTDGPQQNVREQVKQPDEQSASKLKEKLNENKQAPKEDKPTEVFPDGSQAELLNETTTERGPWPTQAAQSNKDTKEQTATSSTPMSFSWKLCNVDARADYIPCLDNVQAINKLRSTKHYEHRERHCPEKPPTCLVPLPEGYSNPIRWPKSRDQIWYNNVPHTKLIEYKGHQNWVKVSGEHLIFPGGGTQFKHGALHYIDFIQEAKKDIAWGKRTRVVLDVGCGVASFGGYLFDRDVITMSFAPKDEHEAQVQFALERGIPAISAVMGTKRLPFPSRVFDVVHCARCRVPWHIEGGKLLLELDRLLRPGGYFVWSATPVYQKLPEDVEIWEAMSALTRSMCWKMVNKVKDRVNRVGIAIFRKPTDNSCYEERSEANSPICGEYDDPDAVWNVSLRTCMHKLPVDLTIRGSKWPELWPLRLEKPPYWLKSSEAGVYGKPAPEDFQVDYEHWKRVVSNSYMNGLGVDWSAVRNVMDMKAVYGGFAAALHDLKVWVMNVIPIDSPDTLPIIYERGLFGLYHDWCESFSTYPRTYDLLHANHLFSKVKKRCELLPVVVEVDRVLRPEGRLIVRDNIETISEVENIVKSLHWEVRMSYSQDKEGLLFVQKTSWRPNEVEAKL
- the LOC117849854 gene encoding uncharacterized protein, encoding MFLKEQHQQPNATDQTDAINSPTADDHHKPGVPRVSSCSTDKDSGLSLCRVCHCVEPDLGGESALGFLGIVPPSREPSAPRTDDDATKTSTSKDAITGPKDGTNAPRFVEFISPEGEIFVCTADVESGPLHQQDHLVDLGCSCKNELALAHYACALKWFISHGSTVCEICGSVAANVRPDDFNKVLASLKDYEALRERTSTGELSYLQHVPGTGVDPDAVAAIRRQRLSEISSWFNPHNSHMAVSQGHVDQPPLSPTNNSVLEHSVVAARRVHTRWSLESTGVLVAIGLAVIVLAWLVAPHVGKKAAVIGLHMLLGGLCALTLVISLRFVFPRIQYGSMQYWAILFVSWFLVFGVWASRTRSIRSS
- the LOC117849855 gene encoding uncharacterized protein isoform X2 gives rise to the protein MSRAAPSPSAPRRPASNSNSNTAPARAPLPGTTSGSTGPPAVRPEPLLWTTTTTRTTTRRMRWGGSLVAPGPPPCPSRRPASCWMTRAGASPQHPSASSPSGEALQIDDATNRPLECIIRRVFRSSQDHDCMLLCPVDMPVQVLKSTNFSGWIAVDDDQLKQIIPSVAYALARVHMHFVESGFCYTARGGFCFPEEAIQEFHDSGDGGDGVPFEGVEICCFNLDGAHYMIYTPVDPLLFVAVKDKDGVLHIAEDDLMDDPAVVDAIDEETEFTALVEEEEALLETVLGER
- the LOC117849855 gene encoding uncharacterized protein isoform X1; protein product: MAAATLVPPVVFLCKQGTKPPLPHVARRAVSVRAAPPRQQQQQQHRARPRPPPRNNKRVDRPARRPPRAPPLDYDDDEDDDQEDEVGRFAGGTRAAAMPKPPAGFVLDDKGRCIAAASKRIVTIIDDATNRPLECIIRRVFRSSQDHDCMLLCPVDMPVQVLKSTNFSGWIAVDDDQLKQIIPSVAYALARVHMHFVESGFCYTARGGFCFPEEAIQEFHDSGDGGDGVPFEGVEICCFNLDGAHYMIYTPVDPLLFVAVKDKDGVLHIAEDDLMDDPAVVDAIDEETEFTALVEEEEALLETVLGER
- the LOC117849856 gene encoding tubulin-folding cofactor B; protein product: MASSKLQLPADDSVLLLVTHSNLSTFAADIRVSQQTTVEALKDKLWRKTGTAVASMRLQLRDDTGAKVADLDDDDAPLAAYGPYNGYRIHVLDLDPSSITSGGWLEDTSLVDKYKMSDEAYDKLHTNFRKFKEKMAPKTSTSEDKQQSEKHMEELCSKIKVGDRCEVEPGAKRGTVKFVGRAEALGRGFWVGVQYDEPLGKHDGMVKGIRFFECPQGHGAIVRPEKVKVGDYPERDPFEEEEI